The following coding sequences lie in one Musa acuminata AAA Group cultivar baxijiao chromosome BXJ1-8, Cavendish_Baxijiao_AAA, whole genome shotgun sequence genomic window:
- the LOC135588995 gene encoding alpha carbonic anhydrase 7-like, which produces MRNSRIPFQWLRASLALLVVLQSHVMATEASGVGADWEYSYDHCSELGPQHWGDLHEEWETCKTGEQQSPISIKPSNIIVNPSLGSLRTNYDPRPAFLQNKGHEILVNWRWSPGDLVIGEKTFHLRQCHWHSPSEHELYGKRYPLELHVVHTTPEGEIAVIGMLYEFGQFADPLLNQLSEGLIALQNQDNVYVGTIRPPLIGEREPYFRYSGSLTTPPCGEPVTWTVMKEVKSVTESQLASLRIPVHDKDNARPVQPINGRNVYMYEPPHEDHASS; this is translated from the exons ATGAGGAACTCTAGAATTCCATTCCAATGGCTGCGTGCTTCACTAGCCCTCCTCGTCGTCCTCCAATCACATGTCATGGCAACTGAAGCAAGTGGTGTCG GAGCTGATTGGGAGTACAGCTACGATCACTGTAGCGAGCTCGGACCTCAACACTGGGGAGACCTTCATGAAGAATGGGAGACGTGCAAAACTGGAGAACAACAATCACCCATTTCGATTAAACCAAGCAATATCATCGTCAACCCATCACTGGGGAGCTTGAGAACAAATTACGACCCCAGACCTGCTTTCTTGCAGAACAAGGGGCATGAAATCCTG GTGAATTGGAGGTGGTCGCCAGGAGATCTTGTGATCGGCGAGAAGACATTCCATCTCCGGCAGTGCCACTGGCACTCACCGTCCGAGCATGAACTCTATGGCAAAAG GTATCCCTTGGAGTTGCACGTGGTGCACACTACTCCGGAGGGAGAAATAGCAGTCATTGGCATGTTGTACGAGTTTGGTCAGTTTGCCGATCCCCTCTTGAACCAG TTGTCGGAGGGCCTAATAGCTCTCCAGAATCAGGACAACGTGTATGTGGGGACTATCCGCCCACCTCTTATAGGTGAGAGAGAACCATACTTCAGGTACAGTGGCTCTTTGACAACCCCACCTTGCGGTGAGCCTGTGACATGGACGGTGATGAAAGAG GTGAAGAGCGTAACGGAGAGTCAACTGGCGTCGCTGAGGATTCCCGTGCATGAT AAGGACAACGCAAGACCAGTTCAGCCCATCAATGGACGCAACGTGTACATGTACGAGCCGCCGCACGAAGACCATGCCAGCTCTTAA